The following coding sequences are from one Ornithodoros turicata isolate Travis chromosome 1, ASM3712646v1, whole genome shotgun sequence window:
- the LOC135378134 gene encoding inactive peptidyl-prolyl cis-trans isomerase FKBP6-like isoform X3 has translation MSDKATTTFVDDCALPAQFLKQAVDFDELKGGTIFELDEKLVEEDTDETHEKYFQSKELLENLRLNYLDGSSDEDDVAADMLLPFEKLAKKMKPVLPDSGVLKRVTRPGAGPVVPEETFVTFHYNAYLEMADEPFDSTRLRNRPQRTLLENVSVVGLALALKTMKKGEVAQVMVSPRYAFGPMGCPPRIPQNATILYEVELLHFVDAKDAVELEGRNFDGQVKLRFEKAYQVCEAKRNTGNEFFHANEMMKALKCFSSAIFILEKACTANDEEEQKQWALLLKLYNNASLCCLKTGRASVGISYAKEALQSLLPDR, from the exons ATGTCCGACAAGGCTACAACGACGTTTGTCGATGATTGTGCTCTGCCTGCACAGTTTCTGAAACAAGCTGTGGACTTTGA TGAGCTGAAAGGTGGAACAATTTTTGAACTTGATGAAAAGTTGGTGGAGGAGGACACAGATGAAACACATGAGAAATATTTCCAGTCCAAAGAACTTCTTGAAAATCTGCGCCTCAACTATTTAGACGGTAGCAGTGATGAGGACGATGTCGCTGCGGATATGTTGCTGCCTTTTGAAAAGTTGGCGAAAAAGATGAAGCCTGTCTTACCAGATAGTGGTGTCCTCAAGAGG GTCACGCGTCCAGGAGCGGGGCCCGTTGTCCCCGAGGAGACTTTTGTTACATTCCATTATAATGCATACCTAGAAATGGCCGACGAGCCTTTCGACTCAACAAGACTCAGGAACAGACCTCAGAGGACACT GCTGGAGAATGTGTCTGTGGTAGGCTTGGCTTTGGCCCTTAAGACAATGAAGAAAGGAGAAGTTGCTCAAGTGATGGTGTCACCACGGTATGCGTTTGGTCCTATGGGTTGCCCCCCACGAATCCCGCAGAACGCAACCATACTCTACGAGGTTGAATTGTTGCACTTTGTTGATGCAAAGGATGCTGTCGAGTTAGAAGGGCGTAACTTCGACGGACAGGTTAAACTACGGTTTGAAAAGGCTTACCAG GTGTGCGAAGCAAAGCGTAACACAGGCAATGAATTCTTTCATGCCAATGAGATGATGAAAGCCCTAAAGTGCTTTAGCTCGGCCattttcatcttggaaaaagccTGCACGGCAAACGATGAGGAAGAACAGAAGCAGTGGGCACTTCTACTGAAGTTATACAACAACGCTTCATTGTGCTGCCTCAAGACAGGGCGTGCCAGTGTGGGCATCTCATATGCTAAGGAGGCATTGCAG TCACTACTTCCAGATAGATAA
- the LOC135378134 gene encoding inactive peptidyl-prolyl cis-trans isomerase FKBP6-like isoform X1 — MSDKATTTFVDDCALPAQFLKQAVDFDELKGGTIFELDEKLVEEDTDETHEKYFQSKELLENLRLNYLDGSSDEDDVAADMLLPFEKLAKKMKPVLPDSGVLKRVTRPGAGPVVPEETFVTFHYNAYLEMADEPFDSTRLRNRPQRTLLENVSVVGLALALKTMKKGEVAQVMVSPRYAFGPMGCPPRIPQNATILYEVELLHFVDAKDAVELEGRNFDGQVKLRFEKAYQVCEAKRNTGNEFFHANEMMKALKCFSSAIFILEKACTANDEEEQKQWALLLKLYNNASLCCLKTGRASVGISYAKEALQIDKDNAKALFRYGLGSKMLGCYDDAEHYLRRALRFEPNSKAIVKELELLDEKRMKEKHAEQVMCRRMLGTSGSGLRAVGLPPASNVDDGVKTAIRQKLLAFRNDLGKENSSKELPFTVGFTEPYWKYVRSVCAELGLRCEDVPSGGVKAVAPKV; from the exons ATGTCCGACAAGGCTACAACGACGTTTGTCGATGATTGTGCTCTGCCTGCACAGTTTCTGAAACAAGCTGTGGACTTTGA TGAGCTGAAAGGTGGAACAATTTTTGAACTTGATGAAAAGTTGGTGGAGGAGGACACAGATGAAACACATGAGAAATATTTCCAGTCCAAAGAACTTCTTGAAAATCTGCGCCTCAACTATTTAGACGGTAGCAGTGATGAGGACGATGTCGCTGCGGATATGTTGCTGCCTTTTGAAAAGTTGGCGAAAAAGATGAAGCCTGTCTTACCAGATAGTGGTGTCCTCAAGAGG GTCACGCGTCCAGGAGCGGGGCCCGTTGTCCCCGAGGAGACTTTTGTTACATTCCATTATAATGCATACCTAGAAATGGCCGACGAGCCTTTCGACTCAACAAGACTCAGGAACAGACCTCAGAGGACACT GCTGGAGAATGTGTCTGTGGTAGGCTTGGCTTTGGCCCTTAAGACAATGAAGAAAGGAGAAGTTGCTCAAGTGATGGTGTCACCACGGTATGCGTTTGGTCCTATGGGTTGCCCCCCACGAATCCCGCAGAACGCAACCATACTCTACGAGGTTGAATTGTTGCACTTTGTTGATGCAAAGGATGCTGTCGAGTTAGAAGGGCGTAACTTCGACGGACAGGTTAAACTACGGTTTGAAAAGGCTTACCAG GTGTGCGAAGCAAAGCGTAACACAGGCAATGAATTCTTTCATGCCAATGAGATGATGAAAGCCCTAAAGTGCTTTAGCTCGGCCattttcatcttggaaaaagccTGCACGGCAAACGATGAGGAAGAACAGAAGCAGTGGGCACTTCTACTGAAGTTATACAACAACGCTTCATTGTGCTGCCTCAAGACAGGGCGTGCCAGTGTGGGCATCTCATATGCTAAGGAGGCATTGCAG ATAGATAAAGATAATGCAAAAGCACTCTTCCGTTATGGCCTCGGGTCGAAGATGCTGGGCTGCTATGATGATGCTGAACACTACCTGCGGCGAGCCCTGCGCTTCGAACCAAACTCGAAAGCAATTGTAAAGGAACTGGAACTCCTTGATGAAAAGAGAATGAAGGAAAAGCACGCAGAACAAGTCATGTGCCGCCGTATGTTAGGCACTTCTGGCAGTGGCCTGAGAGCTGTAGGACTCCCACCTGCGAGCAATGTGGACGACGGAGTGAAAACCGCAATACGACAGAAACTGTTGGCATTCCGTAATGACTTGGGCAAAGAAAATTCATCAAAAGAGCTTCCATTCACAGTTGGCTTTACTGAGCCATATTGGAAGTATGTGCGATCAGTGTGCGCTGAGCTTGGGCTGAGGTGTGAAGATGTTCCAAGTGGCGGCGTTAAAGCTGTGGCACCAAAAGTGTGA
- the LOC135378134 gene encoding inactive peptidyl-prolyl cis-trans isomerase FKBP6-like isoform X2, translated as MLLPFEKLAKKMKPVLPDSGVLKRVTRPGAGPVVPEETFVTFHYNAYLEMADEPFDSTRLRNRPQRTLLENVSVVGLALALKTMKKGEVAQVMVSPRYAFGPMGCPPRIPQNATILYEVELLHFVDAKDAVELEGRNFDGQVKLRFEKAYQVCEAKRNTGNEFFHANEMMKALKCFSSAIFILEKACTANDEEEQKQWALLLKLYNNASLCCLKTGRASVGISYAKEALQIDKDNAKALFRYGLGSKMLGCYDDAEHYLRRALRFEPNSKAIVKELELLDEKRMKEKHAEQVMCRRMLGTSGSGLRAVGLPPASNVDDGVKTAIRQKLLAFRNDLGKENSSKELPFTVGFTEPYWKYVRSVCAELGLRCEDVPSGGVKAVAPKV; from the exons ATGTTGCTGCCTTTTGAAAAGTTGGCGAAAAAGATGAAGCCTGTCTTACCAGATAGTGGTGTCCTCAAGAGG GTCACGCGTCCAGGAGCGGGGCCCGTTGTCCCCGAGGAGACTTTTGTTACATTCCATTATAATGCATACCTAGAAATGGCCGACGAGCCTTTCGACTCAACAAGACTCAGGAACAGACCTCAGAGGACACT GCTGGAGAATGTGTCTGTGGTAGGCTTGGCTTTGGCCCTTAAGACAATGAAGAAAGGAGAAGTTGCTCAAGTGATGGTGTCACCACGGTATGCGTTTGGTCCTATGGGTTGCCCCCCACGAATCCCGCAGAACGCAACCATACTCTACGAGGTTGAATTGTTGCACTTTGTTGATGCAAAGGATGCTGTCGAGTTAGAAGGGCGTAACTTCGACGGACAGGTTAAACTACGGTTTGAAAAGGCTTACCAG GTGTGCGAAGCAAAGCGTAACACAGGCAATGAATTCTTTCATGCCAATGAGATGATGAAAGCCCTAAAGTGCTTTAGCTCGGCCattttcatcttggaaaaagccTGCACGGCAAACGATGAGGAAGAACAGAAGCAGTGGGCACTTCTACTGAAGTTATACAACAACGCTTCATTGTGCTGCCTCAAGACAGGGCGTGCCAGTGTGGGCATCTCATATGCTAAGGAGGCATTGCAG ATAGATAAAGATAATGCAAAAGCACTCTTCCGTTATGGCCTCGGGTCGAAGATGCTGGGCTGCTATGATGATGCTGAACACTACCTGCGGCGAGCCCTGCGCTTCGAACCAAACTCGAAAGCAATTGTAAAGGAACTGGAACTCCTTGATGAAAAGAGAATGAAGGAAAAGCACGCAGAACAAGTCATGTGCCGCCGTATGTTAGGCACTTCTGGCAGTGGCCTGAGAGCTGTAGGACTCCCACCTGCGAGCAATGTGGACGACGGAGTGAAAACCGCAATACGACAGAAACTGTTGGCATTCCGTAATGACTTGGGCAAAGAAAATTCATCAAAAGAGCTTCCATTCACAGTTGGCTTTACTGAGCCATATTGGAAGTATGTGCGATCAGTGTGCGCTGAGCTTGGGCTGAGGTGTGAAGATGTTCCAAGTGGCGGCGTTAAAGCTGTGGCACCAAAAGTGTGA